The proteins below are encoded in one region of Deltaproteobacteria bacterium:
- a CDS encoding GNAT family N-acetyltransferase, with product MRAPLGAGALNLSYWTYPEARRRGAASRTVALVLPLAFGELGAVRVEAAIDADNAPSRRVAEGAGFTEVGARGGRILYVMHAPPLRDISGGRNITVQEAEET from the coding sequence GTGAGGGCGCCGCTCGGCGCTGGCGCCCTGAACCTCTCGTACTGGACGTACCCCGAGGCTCGACGGCGCGGCGCTGCATCGCGCACAGTTGCGCTCGTGCTGCCGCTCGCGTTCGGGGAGCTGGGTGCGGTCCGCGTCGAGGCAGCGATCGATGCGGACAACGCGCCCTCCCGGCGCGTCGCGGAGGGCGCCGGGTTCACGGAAGTGGGCGCGCGCGGCGGCCGAATCCTCTACGTGATGCACGCGCCCCCTTTACGGGACATCTCCGGCGGGCGTAATATCACCGTCCAAGAAGCGGAGGAGACA
- a CDS encoding cytochrome P450: MRDAAPRRRASGYVQYERFRAPAPSGALTREQRDALLLALAEESCERVLAHNRAQALVLSLDERRARLDREGFAWAAEFLCKTEGMSPAQGKLPDAAALEARGGSLLRPELAWLLGLAKLHLQRALLAAPSWELPAFAQHLYDEYFPARLARAHPRALARERSPLGARGGDEGAAEAAGGAESCCGSKSLVRGRRRRSPCASSFPEGAPHMRHEACVLDSLIVLHSRCMKLLLDIDVLSSSGPPHDVYAEVRAREPVSWQKMPGVGGYWAVMKHADVLAVSRQPEIYSAQAKGMQLADFTDQLPTLLSLDPPRHTEIHKRVLYSFAPRVVRKLEPRIRSVMRATFERVAELRECDFVMDVARPLPLAIVCDLLGISEADRERVGEWADLLAGAADPEIAQGRDTGTQSAFAFGAYAFQLAQSGAEGARDSLLRVLKDAQLDGEQVDLPTFAGLFVQIAIADNETTRSTLAGGMLELMQRPAEYARLEANRALAESAVEEFLRWLAPVHYFRRTATRDTELRDVKIRAGDRVVMMYASANRDEDVLAAPQRFDVARDPNPHVSFGFGEHFCLGAALGRLEARVFLEEFFARFAKYELAGEPARMRSNELNTWKRMPVRLTPR, from the coding sequence GTGCGCGATGCAGCGCCGCGCCGTCGAGCCTCGGGGTACGTCCAGTACGAGAGGTTCAGGGCGCCAGCGCCGAGCGGCGCCCTCACCCGGGAGCAGCGCGACGCCCTGCTGCTCGCCCTCGCGGAAGAGAGCTGCGAGCGCGTGCTCGCGCACAACCGAGCGCAGGCGCTCGTGCTCTCGCTCGACGAGCGGCGCGCAAGGCTCGACCGCGAAGGCTTCGCGTGGGCGGCGGAGTTCCTGTGCAAGACCGAGGGCATGAGCCCCGCGCAGGGCAAGCTTCCCGACGCCGCAGCCCTCGAAGCGCGCGGCGGCAGCTTGCTGCGGCCCGAGCTCGCGTGGCTGCTCGGCCTCGCGAAGCTGCACCTGCAGCGCGCGCTGCTCGCGGCGCCGAGCTGGGAGCTGCCCGCGTTCGCGCAGCACCTCTACGACGAGTACTTCCCGGCGCGCCTTGCGCGCGCACATCCGCGGGCGCTCGCTCGCGAGCGATCGCCCCTCGGCGCTCGCGGCGGTGACGAAGGCGCTGCAGAAGCTGCGGGGGGCGCTGAGAGCTGCTGCGGGTCGAAGTCTCTCGTTCGTGGGCGGCGGCGGAGATCTCCATGCGCATCGAGCTTTCCTGAGGGGGCCCCGCACATGCGCCACGAGGCGTGTGTGCTCGACTCTCTGATCGTGCTTCACTCGCGCTGCATGAAGCTCTTGCTGGACATCGACGTGCTCTCCTCTTCGGGCCCGCCGCACGACGTGTATGCCGAGGTGCGCGCGCGGGAGCCGGTGTCGTGGCAGAAGATGCCGGGCGTCGGCGGCTACTGGGCGGTGATGAAGCACGCCGACGTGCTCGCGGTGTCGCGCCAGCCGGAGATCTACTCGGCGCAGGCGAAGGGCATGCAGCTCGCGGACTTCACGGATCAGCTGCCCACGCTGCTCTCGCTCGATCCGCCGCGTCACACCGAGATTCACAAGCGCGTGCTCTACTCGTTCGCGCCGCGCGTGGTGCGCAAGCTCGAGCCGCGCATCCGCAGCGTGATGCGCGCCACCTTCGAGCGCGTGGCCGAGCTGCGCGAGTGCGACTTCGTGATGGACGTGGCTCGCCCGCTGCCGCTCGCGATCGTGTGCGACTTGTTGGGCATCTCCGAGGCGGATCGCGAGCGCGTCGGCGAGTGGGCGGATTTGCTCGCGGGCGCGGCGGATCCCGAGATCGCGCAGGGCCGCGACACCGGCACGCAGAGCGCGTTCGCGTTCGGCGCGTACGCCTTCCAGCTCGCTCAATCCGGCGCTGAAGGAGCGCGCGATTCGCTGCTGCGCGTGCTGAAGGACGCGCAGCTCGATGGCGAGCAGGTCGATCTGCCGACCTTTGCGGGCCTGTTCGTGCAGATCGCGATCGCGGACAACGAAACGACGCGCTCGACGCTCGCCGGCGGCATGCTCGAGCTGATGCAGCGCCCCGCGGAGTACGCGCGGCTCGAAGCGAATCGCGCGCTCGCGGAGAGCGCGGTCGAGGAGTTCCTGCGCTGGCTCGCACCGGTGCACTACTTCCGCCGCACCGCGACGCGCGACACCGAGCTGCGCGACGTGAAGATTCGCGCCGGCGACCGCGTGGTGATGATGTACGCCTCGGCGAATCGCGACGAAGACGTGCTCGCTGCACCGCAGCGCTTTGACGTCGCGCGCGACCCGAACCCACACGTCTCGTTCGGCTTCGGCGAGCACTTCTGCCTCGGCGCCGCGCTCGGCCGGCTCGAAGCGCGCGTCTTCCTCGAAGAATTCTTCGCGCGCTTCGCGAAGTACGAGCTCGCGGGCGAGCCCGCGCGCATGCGCTCGAACGAGCTTAACACGTGGAAGCGCATGCCCGTGCGCCTCACCCCTCGCTGA
- a CDS encoding nuclear transport factor 2 family protein gives MTDAERLLAILEIQQLAHRYAVSLDARDLDKLVALYVPDVRVTRETSGREALRADFDRSLRAVGATFLQVGNHVVDFADDSHATGVVYTRGEIQDGGPDSTRWIIHAIQYHDAYEKRDGRWLFARRKHLLVYGADLGTNPLTLPPANWPQSQTGRGTVPWSLESWQRFWKK, from the coding sequence ATGACCGACGCGGAACGCCTGCTCGCGATCTTGGAGATTCAGCAGCTCGCGCATCGCTACGCCGTCTCCCTCGACGCGCGCGATCTCGACAAGCTCGTCGCGCTCTACGTGCCCGACGTGCGCGTCACGCGCGAGACGAGCGGGCGCGAGGCGCTGCGCGCCGACTTCGACCGCTCGCTGCGCGCGGTCGGCGCGACGTTCCTGCAAGTCGGCAACCACGTCGTCGACTTCGCAGACGACTCGCACGCCACGGGCGTGGTCTACACGCGCGGCGAGATCCAAGACGGCGGCCCCGACAGCACCCGCTGGATCATCCACGCGATCCAGTACCACGACGCCTACGAGAAACGCGACGGCCGCTGGCTCTTCGCCCGTCGCAAACACCTCCTCGTCTACGGCGCCGACCTCGGCACGAACCCCCTGACACTCCCCCCCGCGAATTGGCCCCAAAGCCAAACCGGCCGCGGCACCGTCCCCTGGTCTCTGGAAAGCTGGCAACGCTTCTGGAAGAAGTGA
- a CDS encoding AMP-binding protein, producing MIAELAKSQPSALALTDGTRSRSWRELQDRVARWARLLRETLGLAPDDHAALLIGNRVEGVEGILAAIHAGVWMTPVNWHLTAEEIAYVVRDSTARVLFVDPAFAETARSALALARDAEPNLRLPLVIALGDELDRALASASDAPMPLAGPAGGNMIYTSGTTGRPKGVMRKRAGTLGAAIAAQQAYARSIQCDGSGAHLVTGPLYHAAPLMYAIYDNSLGAPIHVLPRWEERDALRWIVEREIHHTHLVPTMFVRLLKRLTSEERAAFRPPALHTVLHGAAPVSEAVKRRMIEWWGPILYEYWGGTEGGVTTFVDPRDWLAHPGSVGRALPHFEVFAIGEGGARLGPGERGPLYAKHATQTALFEYHGDPDKTARAFLDPHTHTLGDVGHVDAEGWVFLSDRAANMIISGGVNIYPAEVEAVIQEHPAVADAAVFGIPDDEWGEQVKGAVELRPGFAPSDALTADILAFCRAKLAGYKVPRSLDFEGELPRTATGKLYVRRLRDKYWAGRERAI from the coding sequence GTGATCGCCGAGCTCGCGAAGTCGCAGCCGAGCGCGCTCGCGCTCACGGACGGCACGCGCTCGCGCAGCTGGAGGGAGCTGCAGGATCGCGTGGCGCGTTGGGCGCGTTTGTTACGGGAGACGCTCGGCCTCGCGCCCGACGATCACGCGGCGCTCCTGATCGGGAATCGCGTCGAAGGCGTCGAGGGCATTCTCGCCGCGATTCACGCGGGCGTGTGGATGACGCCCGTGAACTGGCACCTCACCGCCGAGGAGATCGCGTACGTCGTGCGCGATTCGACGGCGCGCGTGCTGTTCGTCGACCCGGCGTTCGCCGAGACGGCGCGCAGCGCGCTGGCGCTCGCGCGCGATGCGGAGCCGAACTTGCGGCTGCCCCTCGTGATCGCGCTCGGCGACGAGCTCGATCGCGCGCTCGCGAGCGCGAGCGACGCGCCCATGCCGCTCGCGGGCCCCGCCGGCGGCAACATGATCTACACGAGCGGCACGACGGGGCGGCCGAAGGGCGTGATGCGCAAGCGCGCCGGGACGCTCGGTGCCGCGATCGCGGCGCAGCAGGCTTACGCGCGCAGCATCCAGTGCGACGGCTCGGGCGCGCACCTCGTCACGGGCCCGCTCTATCACGCCGCGCCCCTGATGTACGCGATCTACGACAACTCGCTCGGCGCACCGATCCACGTGCTGCCGCGTTGGGAAGAGCGCGACGCGCTGCGCTGGATCGTGGAGCGCGAGATTCACCACACGCATCTCGTCCCCACCATGTTCGTACGCTTGCTGAAGCGCCTAACGAGTGAGGAGCGCGCCGCGTTCCGCCCGCCTGCGCTGCACACCGTGCTTCACGGCGCCGCGCCGGTGAGCGAGGCGGTGAAGCGGCGCATGATCGAGTGGTGGGGCCCGATCCTCTACGAGTACTGGGGCGGCACCGAAGGCGGCGTCACCACGTTCGTGGACCCGCGCGACTGGCTCGCGCACCCGGGCAGTGTCGGCCGCGCGCTGCCGCACTTCGAGGTGTTCGCGATCGGCGAGGGCGGTGCGCGGCTCGGCCCCGGCGAGCGCGGCCCGCTCTACGCGAAGCACGCGACGCAAACCGCGCTGTTCGAGTATCACGGCGACCCTGACAAGACCGCGCGCGCCTTCCTCGATCCGCACACGCACACGCTCGGCGACGTCGGCCACGTCGACGCGGAGGGCTGGGTGTTTCTCTCGGACCGCGCCGCGAACATGATCATCAGCGGCGGCGTGAACATCTATCCCGCCGAGGTCGAGGCCGTGATTCAAGAGCACCCCGCCGTTGCCGACGCCGCGGTGTTTGGAATCCCCGACGACGAGTGGGGCGAGCAGGTGAAGGGTGCGGTCGAGCTGCGCCCAGGCTTCGCGCCCAGCGATGCGCTGACGGCTGACATCCTCGCGTTCTGCCGCGCGAAGCTCGCTGGCTACAAAGTGCCGCGCTCGCTCGACTTCGAAGGGGAGCTCCCGCGCACCGCAACTGGCAAGCTCTACGTGCGCCGTCTGCGCGACAAATACTGGGCCGGGCGCGAGCGAGCCATCTGA